A region of Massilia sp. WG5 DNA encodes the following proteins:
- the gpmA gene encoding 2,3-diphosphoglycerate-dependent phosphoglycerate mutase, with the protein MYKIVFMRHGESTWNLENRFTGWTDVDLTEKGVGEAKTAGRLLREAGFTFDLAYTSVLKRAIRTLWLAMDEMDMMWLPVKNDWRLNERHYGALQGLDKGETAAKFGDEQVLVWRRSYDTPPPALEENDPRTSFADPRYAGLDKGQIPLTECLKDTVARVMPAWDEEIAPAIRAGKKILISAHGNSLRALIKMLDNISDSDIVGLNIPNGTPLVYELDENLKPIRHYYLGDQDAIAAAMAAVANQGKAK; encoded by the coding sequence GGCGAGTCCACCTGGAATCTCGAAAACCGTTTCACCGGCTGGACCGACGTCGACCTCACGGAAAAGGGCGTGGGCGAGGCCAAGACCGCCGGCCGCCTGCTGCGCGAAGCTGGCTTCACCTTCGATCTTGCCTATACCTCGGTATTGAAGCGCGCGATCCGCACCCTGTGGCTGGCCATGGACGAGATGGATATGATGTGGCTGCCGGTCAAGAACGACTGGCGCCTGAACGAGCGCCACTACGGCGCCCTGCAGGGTCTGGACAAGGGCGAGACCGCCGCCAAGTTCGGCGACGAGCAGGTGCTGGTCTGGCGCCGCAGCTACGACACCCCGCCGCCGGCGCTGGAAGAGAACGACCCGCGCACCTCTTTCGCCGATCCGCGTTACGCCGGCCTGGACAAGGGACAGATCCCGCTGACCGAATGCCTGAAGGACACCGTGGCGCGCGTGATGCCGGCCTGGGACGAGGAAATCGCCCCGGCCATCCGCGCCGGCAAGAAGATCCTGATCTCGGCCCACGGCAACAGCCTGCGCGCCCTGATCAAGATGCTCGACAACATCAGCGACAGCGACATCGTCGGCCTCAACATCCCGAACGGCACTCCGCTGGTGTATGAGCTGGACGAGAACCTGAAGCCGATCCGCCATTACTACCTGGGCGACCAGGACGCGATCGCAGCCGCGATGGCCGCCGTGGCCAACCAAGGGAAGGCAAAGTAA
- a CDS encoding murein hydrolase activator EnvC, which translates to MKSAASTLLCGLLACALAFAPGDTQAGRSRPTERSKQKAQAEAERAGIQQKLNALKKDISRTESEKDDAADELADSEEAISDANRSLRELAGEQAATNAKLQDLGTQQERLTRTIATQKQQLSRMLREHYVAGNEDRIKLLLSGDNPNRINRDLQMMAYVSQAQAKLLTSLRSNLAAVEANQADTQNAKDELEEIAQEQRDQKALLEKEKARHASLVASLSSKLVSQRKQASKLEQDEQRMSGLVDRLTRLIREQEIAAAAERKRQQELAAARAKAAAEARARALARAKEQQAERERLAREAAKHGKPYKPPAPVKEEEPQVAEQPAEKPAPRSADTALAADLPSGAFESLRGRLATPVAGTVAARFGAKRADGPAWRGVFIKAPEGTDVRAVGPGRVVYAKWMRGWGNMIIVNHGGEYLSIYGFNETLLKHEGDAVKAGDVIASAGSTGGNGESGLYFELRHMGKPIDPAGWVKF; encoded by the coding sequence ATGAAGTCCGCCGCCAGCACGCTGCTGTGCGGCCTGCTGGCGTGCGCGCTTGCGTTCGCCCCCGGCGACACGCAGGCGGGACGCAGCCGTCCCACCGAGCGCAGCAAGCAGAAGGCCCAGGCCGAGGCCGAGCGCGCCGGCATCCAGCAAAAGCTGAATGCGCTGAAGAAGGACATCAGCCGCACCGAGAGCGAAAAGGACGATGCGGCCGACGAGCTGGCCGATTCGGAAGAGGCGATCTCGGACGCCAACCGCTCGCTGCGCGAACTGGCCGGCGAGCAGGCCGCCACCAACGCCAAGCTGCAAGACCTGGGCACCCAGCAGGAGCGGCTGACCCGGACCATCGCGACCCAGAAGCAGCAGCTGTCCAGGATGCTGCGCGAACACTATGTCGCGGGTAACGAGGACCGCATCAAGCTGCTGCTGTCGGGCGACAATCCGAACCGCATCAACCGCGACCTGCAGATGATGGCCTATGTGTCGCAGGCCCAGGCCAAGCTGCTGACTTCGCTGCGCAGCAACCTGGCGGCGGTCGAGGCGAACCAGGCCGACACGCAAAACGCCAAGGACGAGCTCGAAGAAATCGCCCAGGAGCAGCGTGACCAGAAGGCGCTGCTGGAAAAAGAGAAAGCCAGGCACGCTTCCCTGGTGGCCAGCCTGTCGAGCAAGCTGGTGTCCCAGCGCAAGCAGGCCAGCAAACTGGAGCAGGACGAACAGCGCATGAGCGGCCTGGTCGACCGCCTGACCCGCCTGATCCGCGAACAGGAAATCGCCGCTGCGGCCGAGCGCAAGCGCCAGCAGGAACTGGCCGCCGCGCGCGCCAAGGCCGCGGCCGAAGCGAGGGCGCGCGCGCTGGCCCGCGCCAAGGAACAACAGGCCGAGCGCGAGCGCCTGGCGCGCGAAGCGGCCAAGCACGGCAAGCCGTACAAACCGCCTGCGCCGGTCAAGGAAGAAGAGCCGCAGGTGGCCGAGCAGCCGGCCGAGAAACCGGCGCCGAGGTCGGCCGACACCGCGCTCGCCGCCGATCTCCCGAGCGGCGCCTTCGAGAGCCTGCGCGGCCGCCTGGCCACGCCGGTCGCCGGCACCGTCGCCGCCCGCTTCGGCGCCAAGCGCGCCGACGGCCCGGCCTGGCGTGGCGTGTTCATCAAGGCGCCGGAAGGCACCGACGTGCGCGCGGTCGGCCCGGGCCGCGTCGTGTATGCAAAATGGATGCGCGGCTGGGGCAATATGATCATTGTCAACCATGGCGGCGAATACCTGTCGATCTACGGTTTCAACGAAACCCTGCTGAAGCACGAGGGCGACGCGGTCAAGGCCGGCGACGTCATCGCGAGTGCGGGCAGCACCGGCGGCAACGGCGAATCGGGGCTATACTTTGAACTCAGACATATGGGCAAACCGATCGATCCGGCCGGCTGGGTCAAATTCTAG